The Mytilus galloprovincialis chromosome 7, xbMytGall1.hap1.1, whole genome shotgun sequence genome has a window encoding:
- the LOC143081923 gene encoding acidic phospholipase A2 2-like translates to MVLLRYVAACVLCMIVTSSPVERRGTITKKAWWNLSYQMIDIFGLDISASVLDYGCFCGLYGEGTPIDNIDSCCQVHDNCYGNVVAEGKCWWHPKWNGYDYIISDNIVECTDEVGSCDWDVCMCDKLYIDCLHDHIEEYNDDNYNVNVAERC, encoded by the exons ATGGTTCTCCTGCGT TATGTTGCTGCATGTGTACTGTGCATGATTGTGACTTCAAGTCCTGTAG AAAGACGGGGTACTATCACTAAGAAGGCTTGGTGGAATTTATCGTACCAGATGATTGACATTTTTGGATTGGATATATCAGCTAGCGTCCTTGACTATGGCTGTTTTTGTGGATTGTATGGTGAAGGTACACCAATTGACAATATTGACAG tTGTTGTCAAGTACATGATAATTGCTATGGTAATGTTGTAGCTGAAGGAAAATGCTGGTGGCATCCTAAATGGAATGGTTATGATTACATTATTTCTGACAACATAGTGGAATGTACAG acgAGGTTGGTTCCTGTGATTGGGATGTTTGCATGTGTGACAAGCTATATATAGATTGTCTCCATGACCACATTGAGGAGTATAACGATGACAACTATAATGTAAATGTAGCAGAAAGGTGCTAA